A stretch of Aphelocoma coerulescens isolate FSJ_1873_10779 chromosome 1A, UR_Acoe_1.0, whole genome shotgun sequence DNA encodes these proteins:
- the BID gene encoding BH3-interacting domain death agonist isoform X1 encodes MEQINGSLQMEHALLFIFLEASSDCRFRDQLQSLQNQQAMPCWQATDDDELQTDGNRSGHFQNGELGLAPTNEDVIRIIAAQLAEIGDQFDKEIQGRVVNDLVQHFLNENLSTEEITLHMSRVVRELTQSIPSDMEQEKAMLVLAMVLTKKILNTVPSLLHRVFNTTLNYMNQQFHNYIVEMLGE; translated from the exons ATGGAACAG ATCAATGGGTCTCTTCAGATGGAACATGCACTGCTGTTCATCTTCCTGGAGGCATCCTCTGACTGTAGGTTCAGAGACCAGCTGCAGTCCCTGCAAAACCAGCAGGCAATGCCTTGTTGGCAAGCAACCGATGACGATGAGCTTCAGACCGATGGCAATCGGAGTGGCCACTTTCAGAATGGTGAGCTAG GGTTGGCTCCAACAAATGAAGATGTTATCCGGATCATTGCTGCTCAGCTCGCTGAGATTGGAGACCAGTTTGATAAAGAAATCCAAGGAAGAGTAGTAAATGACCTAGTGCAGCACTTTCTGAATGAGAATCTGTCTACAGAG GAGATAACCCTGCACATGTCCAGGGTGGTGAGAGAGCTTACACAATCCATCCCCTCAGACATGGAACAGGAAAAGGCCATGTTGGTGCTAGCAATGGTTTTGACTAAGAAAATTCTGAATACAGTGCCCTCCCTTCTACACCGTGTCTTTAACACCACTCTGAACTACATGAACCAGCAGTTCCACAACTACATTGTTGAGATG CTCGGTGAGTGA
- the BID gene encoding BH3-interacting domain death agonist isoform X2, protein MEQINGSLQMEHALLFIFLEASSDCRFRDQLQSLQNQQAMPCWQATDDDELQTDGNRSGHFQNGLAPTNEDVIRIIAAQLAEIGDQFDKEIQGRVVNDLVQHFLNENLSTEEITLHMSRVVRELTQSIPSDMEQEKAMLVLAMVLTKKILNTVPSLLHRVFNTTLNYMNQQFHNYIVEMLGE, encoded by the exons ATGGAACAG ATCAATGGGTCTCTTCAGATGGAACATGCACTGCTGTTCATCTTCCTGGAGGCATCCTCTGACTGTAGGTTCAGAGACCAGCTGCAGTCCCTGCAAAACCAGCAGGCAATGCCTTGTTGGCAAGCAACCGATGACGATGAGCTTCAGACCGATGGCAATCGGAGTGGCCACTTTCAGAATG GGTTGGCTCCAACAAATGAAGATGTTATCCGGATCATTGCTGCTCAGCTCGCTGAGATTGGAGACCAGTTTGATAAAGAAATCCAAGGAAGAGTAGTAAATGACCTAGTGCAGCACTTTCTGAATGAGAATCTGTCTACAGAG GAGATAACCCTGCACATGTCCAGGGTGGTGAGAGAGCTTACACAATCCATCCCCTCAGACATGGAACAGGAAAAGGCCATGTTGGTGCTAGCAATGGTTTTGACTAAGAAAATTCTGAATACAGTGCCCTCCCTTCTACACCGTGTCTTTAACACCACTCTGAACTACATGAACCAGCAGTTCCACAACTACATTGTTGAGATG CTCGGTGAGTGA